In one Acetobacter sp. genomic region, the following are encoded:
- a CDS encoding LexA family transcriptional regulator, with the protein MDEQIRLMRERGERLREAAQSIGITHAAKAAGVPYTTLRDYMNGGEMKFSAIASLARVCGVSLDWLAFGNGAGPGTDSPDGAASITRQIVIPWHDNHEDGLRISRDWLQSAIPRDLSALCLMTSEGDAMEPTLASGDLVIVDRSVTTITASALYALESSGTLLIRRLDPRLGGGVRVIADNHRYPPQDVEENQLGCFRLLGEVVWTGGVPRP; encoded by the coding sequence ATGGATGAACAGATCCGCCTGATGCGCGAGCGTGGCGAGCGTCTCCGTGAAGCCGCCCAGAGCATCGGCATCACCCACGCCGCAAAGGCCGCCGGCGTCCCCTACACGACCCTGCGGGATTATATGAATGGTGGCGAGATGAAGTTCTCCGCCATCGCCTCACTGGCCCGCGTCTGTGGCGTCTCCCTGGACTGGCTGGCCTTTGGCAACGGTGCCGGTCCGGGAACTGACAGTCCGGACGGAGCAGCCAGCATCACCCGACAGATTGTCATTCCCTGGCACGACAATCACGAGGACGGCCTGCGGATCAGTCGTGACTGGCTGCAGAGCGCCATCCCCCGTGATCTCTCGGCCCTCTGCCTGATGACCAGCGAGGGCGATGCGATGGAGCCCACGCTGGCCTCGGGCGATCTGGTGATCGTCGACCGTAGCGTGACGACCATCACGGCCAGCGCCCTCTATGCGCTGGAAAGCAGCGGCACGCTGCTGATCCGCCGTCTCGATCCCCGTCTGGGCGGTGGCGTACGGGTCATAGCCGACAACCACCGCTACCCGCCGCAGGATGTCGAAGAAAACCAGCTGGGCTGCTTCCGGCTGCTGGGTGAAGTTGTGTGGACCGGCGGCGTGCCCCGGCCGTAA
- a CDS encoding chloride channel protein translates to MSLYWVGAIIVGLTAVLFARLGDQCADLRTRLVIWHPWALLVLAPSGFAFITWMTQTCFKGAQGSGIPQTIATLHMGNYDVIDRILTLKISAGKIILTCFGLICGASIGREGPSVQIGATIMHVFSRLLGQSNIVSKRSMILAGGAAGMAAAFNTPLAGGSFAVLVIKASAGLPGSVGRLAKRRPIMFSALCGLLTALIGLVSKGSTYGTGYAQAKAIFAGTDHYPASFFILKYLSMLISYCSGIPGGMFAPSLAIGAGIGGWIEQFLPHTTPGAVVLLGTVAYFCGVAQSPLTATIIVMEICDDQQVTLALLATAFLAFGVSRIICPKPLYIVLADRFLQTMDKPVVLSKSAPKKRDSASRENLLS, encoded by the coding sequence ATGAGTCTTTACTGGGTTGGCGCGATCATTGTCGGTTTGACTGCCGTGCTGTTTGCGAGGTTGGGTGATCAATGCGCAGACCTCCGGACCCGACTTGTAATATGGCACCCGTGGGCCTTGCTTGTTCTGGCACCATCTGGTTTTGCCTTCATTACATGGATGACACAAACTTGTTTCAAGGGGGCACAAGGTTCAGGTATTCCACAGACAATTGCGACGTTGCATATGGGGAATTATGACGTTATCGACCGAATACTCACCCTAAAGATTTCTGCTGGAAAAATCATCTTAACATGCTTTGGTCTTATCTGTGGTGCGTCCATCGGTCGCGAAGGCCCAAGTGTGCAGATCGGCGCCACCATCATGCACGTTTTTTCCCGGCTGCTTGGGCAATCTAATATCGTGTCCAAACGCAGTATGATTCTGGCAGGCGGAGCAGCAGGCATGGCTGCCGCTTTCAATACTCCTCTGGCAGGAGGCAGTTTTGCAGTGCTGGTCATCAAGGCATCAGCCGGCCTGCCAGGCTCTGTCGGTCGACTGGCTAAGCGGCGACCGATCATGTTTTCAGCACTTTGCGGACTGTTGACCGCTCTGATCGGTCTGGTTTCCAAAGGCAGTACTTATGGAACGGGTTATGCGCAGGCAAAGGCGATTTTCGCAGGAACAGACCATTATCCTGCCTCGTTCTTTATCCTGAAATATCTCTCGATGCTGATTTCGTACTGTTCGGGTATTCCGGGGGGAATGTTCGCGCCGTCTCTCGCAATCGGAGCGGGGATCGGCGGATGGATCGAGCAGTTTCTACCACATACGACACCGGGTGCGGTCGTGCTTCTGGGTACAGTTGCCTATTTCTGTGGTGTTGCACAATCACCTTTGACAGCTACAATTATTGTCATGGAAATCTGTGACGATCAGCAGGTGACACTTGCATTACTTGCAACAGCCTTTCTGGCGTTTGGCGTTTCTCGGATTATCTGTCCCAAGCCTCTTTACATAGTTTTGGCTGACAGATTTCTGCAAACGATGGACAAACCCGTCGTGCTATCAAAATCCGCACCCAAAAAACGGGACTCTGCTTCTCGGGAAAATTTACTCTCCTGA
- a CDS encoding type II restriction endonuclease → MTDLIRDLILRWRDDPAGTYQSWFLWDERLKNFRSIRRGLQQVVAEITAGTFGVAYRGSSLETVVHSIAEQRQIFKGADHAFLWKPKLRIPDIYENAANQKAFGQLLDTCLCCNTEEHVVSAIHAIDARKIKGLGPAVANLLYFLHPTIIPPFNTAIVNGYNVLTGSKVKLGRWEEYLAMRQGILKLNATYRSLLSNDLGAIGGLLFDLGSGRYTAPPLEDDETARKLWEADLHQVREQSAKEARILAAERETDHTHTEIQGWLRDLGHSLGYDVWIAANDRSRPWQDGKLGDGCLSVLPGFTTETQGAQSVRLIDVLWLDRESHRIVAAFEVEHSTTIYSGIVRMLDLALGSEAQALEGLFLVAPDKREADVREQLRRPAFSRIADLKVRYLPYGALEEDREAIRRFGHGLKPVQAISHALTPI, encoded by the coding sequence ATGACCGACCTTATTCGAGACCTTATCCTTCGCTGGCGGGATGATCCGGCAGGCACCTATCAGAGCTGGTTTTTGTGGGATGAACGCCTCAAGAATTTCCGGTCTATCCGCCGTGGTCTGCAGCAGGTCGTCGCCGAGATTACCGCTGGCACATTCGGGGTCGCCTATCGTGGCTCATCCCTGGAAACAGTTGTTCATTCGATTGCTGAACAGCGTCAGATATTCAAGGGTGCGGATCATGCGTTCCTGTGGAAGCCGAAGCTCCGCATTCCCGACATCTATGAAAATGCGGCCAACCAGAAAGCATTCGGGCAGCTTCTCGATACCTGTCTGTGCTGCAACACCGAAGAGCATGTGGTTTCTGCCATTCATGCAATCGATGCCCGTAAGATAAAAGGGTTGGGACCAGCGGTCGCCAATCTGCTGTATTTCCTGCACCCGACGATCATACCGCCTTTCAATACGGCGATTGTGAACGGCTATAACGTCTTGACGGGATCAAAGGTGAAGCTGGGGCGATGGGAGGAATATCTTGCCATGCGCCAGGGTATCCTGAAGCTGAATGCGACCTATCGTTCGCTGCTTTCCAATGACCTGGGCGCCATTGGAGGACTGCTGTTTGACCTCGGAAGCGGACGCTATACAGCGCCGCCTCTCGAGGATGACGAAACAGCGCGGAAACTTTGGGAAGCCGATCTTCATCAGGTGAGGGAGCAGAGCGCAAAAGAGGCCCGGATCCTCGCCGCGGAGCGGGAAACGGATCACACTCATACCGAGATTCAGGGCTGGCTTCGCGATCTGGGGCATTCTCTGGGTTACGATGTCTGGATTGCGGCCAATGATCGCAGTCGTCCATGGCAGGATGGCAAATTGGGGGATGGCTGCCTGTCGGTATTGCCGGGGTTCACAACGGAAACGCAAGGGGCACAATCCGTGCGGCTGATCGATGTTCTGTGGCTGGACCGGGAAAGCCACCGGATTGTTGCAGCATTCGAAGTCGAGCATTCAACAACCATCTATTCCGGCATTGTGCGGATGCTGGATCTTGCGCTCGGATCAGAGGCGCAGGCTCTGGAGGGTCTGTTTCTTGTCGCGCCGGACAAGCGTGAAGCAGATGTGCGGGAGCAGTTGCGACGGCCGGCGTTCAGCAGGATCGCCGATCTGAAAGTCCGGTATTTGCCTTATGGGGCGCTTGAAGAAGATCGCGAGGCAATCAGGCGCTTTGGTCATGGACTGAAGCCTGTCCAGGCGATTTCGCATGCTTTGACACCGATCTGA
- a CDS encoding chloride channel protein yields MSDTIHCDETQQAVATQPPSSLTVLSLLSILTGVVVGTVCGTFRLLLEHAAGLRTALALDALHPFSAGLIMIAIGSITAFIAAWMVKRLAPLASGSGIPHVEAVLAGLATPASIGLIPVKFIGGLLAIGGGLALGREGPSVQMGATAANTIGRLLRLGPADCRSLLAAGAGAGL; encoded by the coding sequence ATGTCAGACACCATTCATTGTGACGAAACACAGCAAGCGGTGGCGACCCAACCGCCAAGCAGTCTCACTGTGCTTTCCCTTCTTTCCATTCTGACAGGTGTCGTTGTCGGAACGGTCTGTGGAACATTCCGGCTGTTACTTGAACATGCTGCGGGGTTGAGAACGGCGCTGGCGCTTGATGCCCTGCACCCGTTTTCCGCCGGTCTGATAATGATTGCGATCGGCAGCATCACGGCTTTCATCGCGGCTTGGATGGTCAAACGACTGGCACCTCTGGCTTCTGGAAGCGGGATCCCTCATGTCGAGGCCGTTCTGGCCGGACTTGCAACACCTGCTTCCATCGGCCTGATCCCGGTCAAGTTCATCGGAGGATTGCTGGCCATCGGCGGGGGACTGGCGCTGGGGCGTGAAGGACCGAGTGTGCAGATGGGCGCGACGGCCGCCAATACGATCGGCCGGCTGTTACGGCTGGGACCGGCGGATTGCCGGTCATTGCTGGCGGCTGGCGCCGGAGCGGGACTGTGA
- a CDS encoding IS3 family transposase (programmed frameshift) has translation MSNKSKRFPPEFRERAARMVLEEEKNHPSRWSAVMMIAPKLDIHPDTLSKWTRLHERANAPAVSELPDREKIRQLERENRELRQANEILRKASAYFCPGGTRPPVQAMTRFIEEHRQTYGVGSICRVLSIAPSVYYAYRARQKNPCVRSQKDKELYHEIRRVWTDNFCVYGARKVWHQLRREGLDVARCTVERLMRRMGLKGVIRGKGIRTTRPDPARPCPRDLVQRQFHAPAPNRLWVSDFTYVSTWQGFVYVAFIIDVFARVIVGWRVSSTAHTDFVLDALEQALCQRRPEGKVTHHSDRGCQYVSIRYTQRLAEAGLVASVGSVGDSYDNALAETINGLYKTELIYRQGPWKNREAVELATLKWVDWFNNRRILSSIGNIPPAEAEARFYAQQKSHALAA, from the exons ATGAGCAACAAATCGAAGCGTTTTCCGCCTGAATTTCGCGAGCGTGCAGCCCGCATGGTTCTGGAGGAAGAGAAGAACCATCCATCACGCTGGTCCGCGGTGATGATGATAGCGCCAAAGCTGGATATTCATCCTGACACGCTGTCAAAATGGACCCGTCTGCATGAACGTGCCAATGCGCCTGCGGTGAGTGAACTGCCAGATCGAGAGAAGATCAGGCAACTGGAGCGAGAGAACCGCGAACTGCGGCAGGCCAATGAAATCCTGCGCAAGGCGTCGGCATATT TTTGCCCAGGCGGAACTCGACCGCCGGTTCAGGCCATGACACGCTTCATTGAGGAGCATCGGCAGACATATGGTGTCGGGTCAATCTGCAGGGTTCTGTCGATTGCACCATCTGTCTATTATGCTTATCGGGCGAGACAGAAAAATCCCTGTGTGCGCAGCCAGAAAGACAAAGAACTGTATCATGAAATCCGCAGGGTCTGGACCGATAATTTCTGTGTCTATGGAGCGCGCAAAGTCTGGCATCAGCTCAGACGTGAAGGTCTGGATGTCGCCCGCTGCACGGTAGAGCGGCTGATGCGCCGGATGGGACTGAAAGGCGTCATTCGTGGCAAGGGGATCAGAACCACACGGCCCGATCCGGCACGGCCCTGTCCACGGGATCTGGTGCAGCGCCAGTTTCATGCCCCAGCCCCCAACAGGCTCTGGGTTTCGGATTTTACTTACGTTTCCACATGGCAGGGCTTTGTTTATGTGGCCTTCATCATTGATGTATTCGCACGGGTTATTGTGGGCTGGCGCGTCTCGTCCACTGCCCATACCGACTTCGTACTGGATGCTCTCGAGCAGGCTCTGTGCCAGAGGCGGCCTGAGGGAAAAGTGACCCACCATTCCGACCGCGGCTGTCAATATGTGTCCATTCGCTACACGCAAAGACTGGCTGAAGCCGGACTGGTCGCCTCTGTCGGCAGTGTCGGAGATTCCTATGATAACGCCCTGGCGGAGACCATTAACGGGCTTTACAAAACCGAACTCATCTATCGGCAGGGGCCATGGAAAAACAGGGAAGCGGTTGAACTGGCAACACTTAAATGGGTCGACTGGTTCAACAATCGACGGATCCTGTCCTCCATTGGAAACATCCCCCCAGCAGAAGCTGAGGCACGCTTTTATGCACAACAGAAATCACATGCATTAGCTGCGTAG
- a CDS encoding chloride channel protein — MVLLFLQNHAGCTLAKFRRKTLRFVAHEFFLPYGSFCLHKTRGNSLATAFNAPGAGAIFVLEELVGKFEARTACSALGASVSAILVARALLGGHPDFVVVDSPLVISVSTQLLFLLTGLVVGLLSVVYNRTVLATLRRAERMTIGVEIRAAVIGAIGGLIVWLTPHLAGGGDWITQNAIDGTLIWTVLPGLYVLRLVFGSISYAAATPGGLFAPMLALGALAGLGCGDLAHVLAPTLAGRTTPFVVVGMAAMFAGAVRAPLTGIILVTEMTDTPSLLLPLLSGSFAAMFVADGMGEAPIYEALRTRAAAEKR; from the coding sequence ATGGTTCTTCTCTTCCTCCAGAACCATGCGGGCTGCACGCTCGCGAAATTCAGGCGGAAAACGCTTCGATTTGTTGCTCATGAATTCTTCTTACCTTACGGGTCGTTCTGTCTCCACAAAACCCGGGGCAATTCACTGGCGACGGCGTTCAATGCGCCGGGCGCTGGCGCGATCTTTGTTCTGGAAGAGCTGGTCGGCAAATTCGAAGCGCGCACCGCCTGTTCCGCGCTCGGCGCTTCCGTGTCCGCCATTCTTGTTGCCCGCGCGTTGCTGGGCGGTCATCCTGATTTCGTGGTGGTCGATAGCCCCTTGGTCATCAGCGTTTCAACGCAGTTGCTGTTTTTGCTGACAGGACTTGTAGTTGGCCTGCTCTCTGTCGTTTACAACCGGACAGTTCTGGCCACGTTACGGCGGGCTGAACGGATGACCATTGGCGTGGAAATTCGGGCTGCGGTTATTGGCGCTATCGGTGGGCTGATCGTTTGGCTTACACCTCACCTTGCCGGTGGAGGCGACTGGATCACGCAAAACGCCATCGACGGCACGCTGATCTGGACAGTCCTGCCAGGACTGTATGTCCTGCGTCTGGTCTTTGGCTCGATTTCCTATGCCGCAGCAACGCCGGGTGGCCTCTTCGCTCCCATGCTGGCTCTGGGGGCGCTGGCAGGACTGGGTTGCGGAGATCTGGCCCATGTTCTGGCACCCACGCTGGCGGGGCGGACCACACCCTTTGTTGTGGTCGGTATGGCGGCGATGTTTGCGGGAGCGGTGCGGGCACCTTTGACCGGGATCATTCTTGTGACGGAAATGACCGATACGCCCAGTCTGCTGCTTCCGCTGCTTTCGGGCAGTTTTGCCGCGATGTTCGTGGCCGACGGCATGGGGGAAGCGCCGATTTATGAGGCATTACGCACCCGCGCCGCAGCCGAAAAACGCTAG
- a CDS encoding heavy metal translocating P-type ATPase, with translation MPTDPSAIMKTRDPVCGMTVDPATSRFKSEHNGHSYSFCSAHCQKKFEADPASFIKADSTPPTMWTCPMHPEIREAHPGKCPKCGMTLEPVKEVQEKAAPMQGMNCHHEPQQPSSAEQDKPGMIWTCPMHPQIRQDHPGNCPLCGMALEPEEPTGAETENPELHDFRRRLIVSVFLAVPLMLIAMGGDVGLHLVPGSWSSWVQLALTTPIVCWAGLPFFQRGLASLRTGHFNMFTLIMFGVGAAFGYSLAATLAPGAFPASFRMPDGALPVYYEAAGVVVALVLLGQVLELRARAATGNAIRALLDLTPKQAHRIGENGQPTDIAVDAVVVGDRLRVLPGESIPVDGRVLDGTSSVDEAMITGEPAPVVKKIGSTVTGGTINGNGSLEIEAQAVGSDTMLARIVKMVASAQRSRAPIQAVADRVAGWFVPLVLAISVLTFIVWYAVGPAPRFGHALLNAISVLIIACPCALGLATPMSIMVGTGRGAREGVLVRNAEALQALDRVDTLVVDKTGTLTEGHPKLIAVEVATGWQENDVLRYAASVETRSQHPLAQAIVQGLKDRHGEPGALTHFASQPGLGVSGSVEGHAVVVGNAECLKQAGADVSPVEASATVHREAGAGVMFVAVDGRLAGLIAVADPLRADTRASLAALHADGLRIIMLTGDSEATAKAVAAQAGNIAEVHAGLKPQDKADIVKHLTAQGAHVAMTGDGVNDAPALAAASVGIAMGTGTDVAIESAGITLAHGSLEALVRARRLAHATMRNIRQNLAFSFLFNGIGIPIAAGVLYPICGLLLSPVIGGAAMALSSVTVVTNALRLGRGKD, from the coding sequence ATGCCGACGGACCCATCAGCCATCATGAAAACACGCGATCCCGTATGCGGCATGACGGTTGATCCGGCTACCAGCCGGTTCAAGAGCGAGCATAACGGGCACAGCTATTCATTCTGCAGCGCGCACTGCCAGAAGAAGTTTGAGGCCGATCCGGCCTCCTTCATCAAGGCTGACAGCACGCCTCCCACGATGTGGACGTGTCCCATGCACCCCGAGATCAGGGAAGCGCATCCCGGCAAATGCCCCAAATGCGGCATGACGCTGGAACCTGTGAAGGAAGTGCAGGAAAAGGCGGCGCCCATGCAGGGCATGAACTGCCATCATGAACCCCAACAGCCTTCCTCCGCCGAACAGGACAAGCCGGGGATGATCTGGACCTGCCCGATGCATCCGCAGATCCGGCAGGATCATCCGGGGAACTGTCCGCTCTGTGGCATGGCGTTGGAGCCGGAGGAACCGACGGGAGCAGAGACCGAAAACCCCGAACTGCATGATTTCAGACGTCGTCTGATCGTCTCCGTGTTTCTCGCCGTTCCACTGATGCTCATCGCCATGGGTGGGGATGTCGGTCTCCACCTTGTTCCGGGCTCATGGTCTTCCTGGGTTCAGCTTGCGCTGACCACTCCGATTGTCTGCTGGGCGGGGCTGCCTTTCTTCCAGCGAGGACTCGCCTCACTGCGGACCGGTCACTTCAACATGTTCACGCTGATCATGTTCGGCGTCGGCGCCGCGTTTGGCTACAGTCTGGCCGCGACGCTTGCGCCGGGTGCGTTCCCGGCCAGTTTCAGGATGCCCGACGGAGCCCTGCCGGTCTATTATGAGGCGGCGGGCGTGGTCGTTGCGCTGGTTCTGCTGGGACAGGTTCTGGAACTCCGGGCACGTGCGGCCACCGGTAACGCTATCCGCGCCCTGCTGGATCTCACACCAAAACAGGCTCACCGCATCGGAGAGAACGGGCAGCCGACAGACATAGCTGTGGACGCTGTCGTGGTCGGAGATCGACTGCGGGTGCTGCCCGGAGAGTCGATCCCTGTCGACGGCAGGGTCCTCGACGGCACGTCCAGCGTTGACGAAGCCATGATTACCGGGGAGCCAGCACCCGTTGTCAAAAAGATCGGCAGCACGGTGACCGGCGGTACAATCAACGGCAATGGCAGCCTCGAAATCGAAGCGCAGGCCGTCGGCAGCGATACCATGCTGGCGCGGATCGTGAAGATGGTCGCCTCCGCCCAGCGCAGCCGCGCGCCCATCCAGGCCGTGGCCGACCGGGTCGCCGGATGGTTTGTCCCCCTGGTGCTGGCCATTTCCGTGCTGACTTTCATAGTATGGTACGCCGTCGGGCCGGCTCCGCGCTTCGGGCATGCTCTTCTGAATGCCATCTCGGTGCTGATCATTGCCTGTCCCTGTGCGCTTGGGCTGGCCACGCCCATGTCAATCATGGTCGGCACGGGACGGGGCGCACGCGAGGGCGTTCTGGTCCGCAATGCCGAAGCGCTTCAGGCGCTCGACAGGGTGGATACGCTGGTTGTGGACAAGACCGGCACGCTGACGGAAGGCCACCCGAAGCTCATCGCCGTTGAGGTGGCCACCGGATGGCAGGAAAACGATGTGCTGCGTTATGCCGCCTCTGTGGAGACACGCTCCCAGCATCCTCTGGCGCAGGCTATCGTTCAGGGCCTGAAAGACCGCCATGGGGAGCCTGGCGCTCTTACCCATTTCGCGTCGCAGCCGGGACTGGGCGTGAGCGGCAGCGTTGAGGGCCATGCCGTCGTCGTGGGCAATGCCGAGTGTCTGAAGCAGGCCGGCGCTGATGTGTCCCCTGTTGAAGCTAGCGCGACGGTGCATCGTGAAGCCGGAGCCGGGGTGATGTTCGTGGCGGTAGACGGCAGGCTCGCCGGACTGATCGCCGTGGCGGACCCTCTGCGCGCGGATACGCGGGCCTCTCTTGCGGCGCTCCACGCCGATGGTCTGCGGATCATCATGCTCACGGGTGACAGCGAAGCGACGGCGAAGGCTGTGGCGGCGCAGGCGGGAAATATCGCGGAAGTCCATGCCGGTCTGAAGCCACAGGACAAGGCCGACATCGTCAAACACCTGACGGCGCAGGGCGCACATGTCGCGATGACGGGCGATGGCGTAAACGATGCTCCAGCTCTTGCGGCCGCATCCGTCGGGATCGCGATGGGAACCGGCACCGACGTGGCGATCGAAAGCGCCGGGATCACTCTGGCGCATGGCAGTCTGGAAGCACTGGTCAGGGCGAGACGGCTCGCCCATGCGACCATGCGCAACATCCGGCAGAACCTGGCTTTTTCTTTCCTGTTCAACGGGATCGGCATTCCGATCGCCGCCGGTGTGCTCTACCCGATCTGCGGACTTCTTCTTTCCCCGGTTATCGGCGGCGCGGCCATGGCTCTGTCGTCCGTGACGGTTGTCACCAACGCGCTTCGGCTTGGTCGGGGGAAAGACTGA
- a CDS encoding DinB family protein, which yields MSGLMEYKKWMDENLITCLLNAEKSGDQEIVEKILFWLAHINIVDEIFRAHLTKTKHVYSKTVVDKLPSVSELITNVYNTDNWLINYERNLSEHDRQAVFDFIYTDGETGQLTAQGILIHLLTHGLYHISVVDDRISKCGYDVNGILFTTHVKHTKKSMKTPHK from the coding sequence ATGTCAGGATTAATGGAATACAAGAAATGGATGGATGAAAATCTGATTACATGCCTTCTGAATGCAGAGAAGTCAGGTGATCAGGAGATCGTCGAAAAAATCCTGTTCTGGCTAGCGCATATTAATATTGTCGACGAGATTTTCCGCGCACACCTAACGAAAACCAAACACGTTTATTCAAAAACTGTAGTTGATAAACTACCTTCAGTGTCCGAACTGATCACAAATGTTTACAATACAGACAATTGGCTGATAAATTACGAGAGAAATCTGTCTGAACATGATCGACAGGCAGTATTTGACTTCATATACACCGATGGAGAAACTGGTCAGCTGACCGCACAAGGCATTCTGATCCACCTTCTTACGCATGGTCTATATCACATAAGTGTCGTTGATGACAGAATCAGCAAGTGCGGATACGATGTCAACGGAATCCTGTTCACCACTCATGTGAAACACACAAAAAAGAGCATGAAAACACCCCACAAATAA
- a CDS encoding Rrf2 family transcriptional regulator has translation MKLNLQTDYALRALIFLGARTDRLSSIREIAESYRISEAHMVKVIHRLGKGGFIETLRGRNGGIRLGRLAETIRIGAVVSYMEEDMSLLDCLNDKTDERAGSCILMPSCRLRGVLSETMQAMMAVLDRYTLADVITPFECERLTRNETKD, from the coding sequence ATGAAACTTAATTTGCAGACCGATTATGCGCTCCGCGCACTGATCTTCCTTGGCGCACGGACTGACCGATTGTCTTCCATTCGGGAGATTGCTGAAAGCTACAGGATTTCTGAAGCTCACATGGTCAAAGTGATTCATCGTCTAGGTAAAGGTGGCTTTATTGAAACCCTGCGTGGTCGCAACGGCGGTATCCGTTTAGGGAGGCTGGCTGAGACAATACGCATTGGTGCAGTCGTAAGCTATATGGAAGAAGACATGAGCTTGCTTGATTGTCTCAACGACAAAACTGACGAGAGAGCGGGTTCATGCATTCTTATGCCCTCATGTCGACTGCGAGGGGTTCTGTCGGAAACAATGCAGGCGATGATGGCGGTTCTCGACCGCTACACTCTGGCTGATGTGATTACACCGTTTGAATGTGAACGACTCACCAGAAATGAAACGAAGGATTAA
- a CDS encoding globin domain-containing protein gives MSTPLDEKTRALVVATVPALKTHGLAITEEMYKRLLSQPEIRDLFNLSHQGDLEQPKALALAVLAYAEHINDLGKLSGMVERIAEKHVGLNILPEHYPFVADALIGAIKHVLGDAATPEIIDAWGKAYWFLADVLIGREKQIYDEHEHAPGGWKGWREFTVRARHKETPFITSFDLVPVDGKPLFHHKAGQYLSFKLDIPGHGSQRRNYSISSAPGADHYRITVKRHDQGVVSTWLHDSVQVGDILQAANPAGDFFLDDASHAPVVLLAAGVGLTPLISMLEDLVATHPGRKIHYVLGAETVDLAAFVPFVTSLATAGKLTAEFFFAKGNVPAGNLPGQPVAQSNVVSSGWLHRTLSHLTGSKGTIPEAVSSVGITVHSGHITQDWLRKNLDHAATYYICGPDSFMRDMIETLRNEQLSGSQIRYEIFGSASDPALVI, from the coding sequence ATGTCCACCCCACTCGACGAAAAAACACGTGCTCTCGTTGTTGCAACAGTTCCTGCACTCAAAACGCACGGTCTTGCAATTACGGAAGAGATGTACAAACGCCTTCTGTCACAGCCGGAAATCCGGGATCTTTTTAATCTTTCGCATCAGGGAGATCTGGAGCAGCCCAAAGCACTGGCTCTGGCCGTTCTCGCATATGCCGAGCATATCAATGATCTTGGAAAGCTGAGCGGCATGGTCGAGCGCATTGCCGAAAAGCATGTTGGCCTGAACATTTTGCCTGAGCATTATCCTTTCGTTGCAGACGCGTTGATCGGTGCTATCAAGCACGTTCTCGGCGATGCGGCGACTCCGGAAATTATTGATGCATGGGGTAAGGCTTACTGGTTTCTGGCAGATGTCCTGATCGGTCGAGAAAAACAGATCTATGACGAGCACGAACATGCTCCTGGAGGCTGGAAGGGGTGGCGTGAATTCACGGTCCGAGCACGGCACAAAGAAACGCCTTTCATTACTTCGTTTGATCTGGTTCCAGTCGATGGAAAGCCGCTTTTTCATCATAAGGCCGGCCAATATCTGAGCTTCAAACTTGATATTCCGGGTCACGGGTCACAACGACGTAATTACAGTATTTCTTCAGCACCTGGGGCCGATCATTACCGTATTACTGTCAAGCGTCATGATCAGGGGGTAGTCTCAACGTGGCTTCACGACAGTGTGCAGGTCGGTGACATTCTTCAGGCCGCTAATCCAGCGGGTGATTTTTTTCTGGATGACGCCAGTCATGCCCCAGTCGTTCTTCTGGCGGCAGGCGTTGGTCTCACGCCGCTGATCTCTATGCTTGAAGATCTTGTCGCAACACATCCTGGTCGTAAAATACATTATGTTCTGGGAGCCGAAACAGTTGATCTGGCAGCGTTTGTGCCTTTTGTGACGTCTCTGGCGACTGCAGGAAAACTGACAGCTGAGTTCTTTTTTGCAAAAGGCAATGTTCCTGCGGGAAATCTTCCAGGACAGCCTGTTGCGCAATCCAATGTTGTTTCATCAGGATGGTTGCATAGAACACTCAGTCATTTGACAGGTAGCAAGGGAACAATACCAGAAGCTGTCTCTTCTGTGGGTATTACGGTTCATTCAGGTCACATTACACAAGATTGGCTGCGCAAAAACCTTGATCACGCAGCGACCTATTACATCTGTGGCCCGGATTCTTTCATGCGCGACATGATTGAAACTTTGCGTAATGAGCAGTTGTCAGGCTCTCAAATCCGCTATGAGATTTTTGGCTCCGCATCTGATCCGGCTCTGGTGATCTGA